The following are encoded together in the Kribbella sp. CA-293567 genome:
- a CDS encoding MarR family transcriptional regulator, whose amino-acid sequence MTIEDAGTRALAVPDRVVLPTGIATVQTEHLIGDISDALRLLDAVERVRGHAHPLILGLQDAVGIKMPAALVLSAISNGHDSAEAVAAQVGTSAGEAGLAIAELVDLGLARTTPTLSVTGLGQARLSQLDGLTVRVLDVVTGILGPADAAQLIRLLHTVADGLESAAITAPVSDQLAPTILHN is encoded by the coding sequence GTGACCATCGAAGACGCTGGGACCAGAGCCCTGGCTGTTCCTGACCGGGTCGTGCTGCCGACCGGGATCGCCACCGTCCAGACCGAGCACCTGATCGGGGACATCAGCGACGCCCTTCGCCTGCTGGACGCCGTCGAGCGGGTCCGCGGCCATGCCCACCCGCTCATCCTCGGCCTGCAGGACGCCGTCGGGATCAAGATGCCGGCCGCGCTCGTGCTGAGTGCCATCTCCAACGGCCACGACTCCGCCGAGGCCGTCGCCGCGCAGGTCGGTACCTCTGCCGGCGAGGCCGGGCTGGCGATCGCCGAGCTCGTCGACCTCGGCCTGGCGCGCACTACCCCGACCCTCAGCGTCACCGGCCTGGGGCAGGCCCGCTTGTCCCAGCTGGACGGCCTGACCGTCCGAGTCCTGGACGTCGTCACCGGCATCCTCGGTCCGGCCGATGCCGCGCAGCTGATCCGGCTGCTGCACACCGTCGCCGACGGTCTCGAGTCGGCCGCCATCACGGCCCCGGTCTCCGACCAGCTGGCCCCGACCATCCTGCACAACTGA
- a CDS encoding DUF3152 domain-containing protein, translating into MRKTRVAALVIAAAIMAGALSQLPASPFAHNNYPQRPPSAPTADPSTSVPGANPSTSVPGADPSISAPTADPPASAAGTGSQKRTAPNSAVQPANPADPGNTELQTPPQTPHPNAAPGQGNPAITYPTRGTTTLTTLPANPTTIGQTGRIYTFQIAIEGGIKGIDPPQFARFVRETYGAPQGWTSDGKRRFRQVGPGQAADFRLMLVTPATRDTYCGGSFDQYTSCRIGDRVVLNVARWARGIPNYGADLATYRQYMLNHETGHRLGNAHELCPGPGQPAPVMQQQTLGLHGCTAYAWPLRNGRRYEGQLGKYDDPTPVS; encoded by the coding sequence ATGCGCAAGACGAGAGTCGCCGCCCTGGTGATCGCGGCGGCGATCATGGCCGGAGCCCTGTCCCAGCTCCCCGCCAGCCCCTTCGCCCACAACAACTACCCACAGCGACCGCCCTCAGCGCCCACCGCCGACCCATCGACCTCAGTCCCCGGCGCCAATCCGTCCACCTCAGTGCCCGGCGCCGACCCGTCAATCTCAGCGCCCACCGCCGACCCGCCGGCCTCCGCCGCAGGCACTGGCTCGCAGAAGCGGACCGCACCGAACAGCGCCGTCCAGCCCGCCAACCCGGCCGACCCTGGCAACACGGAGCTCCAAACCCCACCCCAAACGCCCCACCCCAACGCGGCCCCCGGCCAAGGCAACCCAGCGATCACCTACCCGACCCGCGGCACCACCACCCTCACGACCCTCCCCGCCAACCCCACCACCATCGGCCAAACAGGCCGGATCTACACCTTCCAGATCGCAATCGAGGGCGGCATCAAAGGCATCGACCCACCGCAGTTCGCCCGCTTCGTCCGCGAGACCTACGGCGCTCCGCAAGGCTGGACGTCCGACGGCAAGCGCCGCTTCCGCCAGGTCGGCCCCGGACAGGCAGCCGACTTCCGCCTCATGCTGGTCACGCCCGCCACCCGCGACACCTACTGCGGCGGCAGCTTCGACCAGTACACGAGCTGCCGAATCGGCGATCGCGTCGTCCTCAACGTCGCCCGCTGGGCCAGAGGCATCCCGAACTACGGCGCCGACCTCGCGACGTACCGGCAGTACATGCTCAACCACGAGACCGGCCACCGCCTCGGCAACGCCCATGAGCTGTGCCCCGGGCCGGGACAGCCGGCTCCCGTGATGCAGCAACAGACGCTCGGCCTGCACGGCTGTACGGCGTACGCGTGGCCCCTCCGGAACGGCCGGCGCTACGAGGGACAGCTCGGCAAGTACGACGACCCGACGCCGGTCAGCTAG